In Nicotiana tabacum cultivar K326 chromosome 17, ASM71507v2, whole genome shotgun sequence, one DNA window encodes the following:
- the LOC142172074 gene encoding uncharacterized protein LOC142172074 has protein sequence MAKTGNMQIDHNHPLFLQQTDTHGIALIDIKLTGPENYALWSRSMRMALLVKNKLGFIDGTCLKSSYRGELGHKWERCNAVVLSWIGRTVSTELKPSIIYASDARKVWNEFKERFNKSNLTRFYHLWTTIGTLRQGTDSITSYYTKMKDLWDEMDLMVPGAGCELSGN, from the coding sequence ATGGCGAAAACTGGAAATATGCAAATTGATCACAATCACCCACTGTTTTTACAACAAACTGATACTCATGGAATAGCGTTGATAGATATCAAGCTTACTGGACCTGAAAACTATGCGCTATGGAGCAGATCGATGAGAATGGCATTATTGGTGAAAAACAAGCTAGGGTTCATAGATGGAACCTGTCTAAAAAGCTCTTACAGAGGAGAATTAGGGCATAAATGGGAACGATGTAACGCTGTGGTGCTTTCGTGGATAGGTCGCACTGTATCTACTGAATTGAAGCCAAGTATCATCTACGCTTCAGATGCAAGAAAGGTATGGAATGAATTTAAGGAACGTTTTAACAAATCAAACCTTACTAGGTTTTATCACTTATGGACGACAATAGGAACTCTAAGGCAAGGTACAGACTCTATAACATCCTATTATACTAAAATGAAGGATTTGTGGGATGAAATGGATTTAATGGTGCCAGGAGCAGGATGTGAATTGTCAGGAAACTAG